The proteins below are encoded in one region of Peribacillus muralis:
- a CDS encoding GNAT family N-acetyltransferase, which produces MWFKELETKRLRLIEMGHQHTESLFDILSRDEVTKNGGIESLSHVEDARRLINAFKSAFINKRGIRWGVVLKDTGKLIGTVGINQLSLANKRAEIGYEIHPDYWRKQYTSEAVNEVLRYSFEELKLVRIAALTFKDNFASANLLKKFGFKEEGSLRSYVFLHHESHDAMVYSLLCSEYRHLYQHTV; this is translated from the coding sequence ATGTGGTTTAAGGAATTGGAAACGAAACGGCTGAGATTGATTGAAATGGGTCACCAGCATACGGAAAGTCTGTTTGACATCCTCTCAAGAGATGAGGTGACTAAAAATGGGGGGATAGAAAGCTTATCTCACGTTGAAGATGCCCGCCGCCTGATTAATGCATTCAAAAGTGCATTCATCAACAAACGGGGAATACGCTGGGGAGTGGTCTTGAAGGATACGGGCAAATTGATCGGTACTGTTGGAATCAATCAATTGAGCCTGGCCAACAAACGCGCAGAAATAGGATATGAAATACACCCTGATTATTGGAGGAAACAGTATACGTCCGAAGCTGTCAATGAAGTATTACGCTATTCATTCGAAGAATTGAAACTGGTCCGGATCGCTGCATTAACCTTCAAAGATAATTTTGCCTCGGCAAACCTCTTGAAGAAGTTTGGATTTAAAGAGGAAGGCAGCCTGCGAAGCTATGTATTTCTTCATCACGAGTCACACGATGCGATGGTATATTCCCTGTTATGCAGTGAATATCGGCATCTATATCAACACACGGTTTAA
- a CDS encoding exonuclease domain-containing protein encodes MSNRLGLVLDVETTGLRPSSDEMIELALILFTYNSETGEIIKHIDQESFLREPLSLQARMNYDQAFRIHGIPFSSVEGKSFHDEKIISFIARADDIFAHNASFDRSFLYQLYPEVNDQKWFCTMRNVPWKQYGFENSKLLTLLQAHRITNFQTHRALDDITYLMELLRKRGPAGHPYLKDVIAKNPMKKYTPASLKSRV; translated from the coding sequence TTGTCTAATAGATTAGGTTTAGTGCTTGATGTAGAAACAACCGGTTTGCGTCCCTCTTCCGATGAAATGATTGAGCTTGCCCTTATATTGTTTACTTATAATAGTGAAACCGGTGAAATCATTAAACACATTGATCAGGAATCATTTTTAAGGGAACCGCTTAGCCTGCAAGCTAGGATGAATTATGATCAAGCATTCCGGATTCATGGCATCCCTTTCAGCTCAGTGGAAGGAAAAAGCTTTCACGATGAAAAAATTATCTCCTTCATCGCTCGTGCCGATGATATTTTCGCGCATAATGCTTCATTCGATAGAAGTTTTCTTTACCAACTGTACCCCGAAGTCAATGATCAAAAATGGTTCTGCACAATGCGGAATGTACCTTGGAAGCAATACGGCTTCGAAAATAGTAAACTGTTAACCTTGCTGCAGGCACATAGAATCACCAACTTCCAAACCCACCGAGCTCTGGATGACATAACCTACCTAATGGAGCTTTTGAGAAAACGGGGCCCTGCCGGTCATCCATATTTGAAAGACGTGATTGCTAAAAATCCGATGAAGAAATACACACCTGCTTCCCTAAAATCACGGGTATAG
- a CDS encoding CAP domain-containing protein, with product MKKTIFMTALSLSLLSPTAALGANTHEVVQGDTLSKIAAEYEVSISDILKTNPAISDSNRIIVGQTIDLPNVQQTAKQQNDQTVEQQILRLVNEERSKAGLPNVEMDTSLSKTATLKSEDMRDHDYFNHTSPTYGSPFDMMKAFGITYKYAGENIAAGQPSSESVMKSWMNSPGHKANILNKNYTHIGIGHATGGKYSHYWTQQFIGK from the coding sequence ATGAAGAAAACGATTTTTATGACGGCTCTATCCCTTTCCCTGCTTTCTCCGACGGCAGCTTTAGGCGCCAACACTCACGAAGTGGTACAGGGAGATACTTTATCTAAAATTGCCGCAGAATATGAAGTGAGCATTTCCGATATTCTTAAAACAAACCCAGCCATTTCTGATTCCAATCGAATTATAGTCGGTCAAACAATCGATCTACCAAACGTCCAACAAACTGCAAAACAACAGAATGATCAGACGGTAGAACAACAGATTCTTCGTTTAGTTAATGAAGAGCGTTCCAAAGCTGGACTGCCGAACGTCGAAATGGATACTTCCCTTTCCAAGACTGCAACTTTGAAATCCGAAGATATGCGCGATCATGATTATTTCAATCACACAAGCCCTACATATGGCTCTCCTTTCGATATGATGAAAGCGTTTGGCATTACCTACAAATACGCGGGTGAAAATATCGCAGCCGGTCAGCCAAGCAGCGAATCCGTGATGAAATCTTGGATGAACAGTCCCGGACATAAGGCCAATATTCTGAATAAGAACTATACCCATATTGGAATCGGACATGCAACAGGAGGAAAATACAGCCACTATTGGACACAGCAATTCATCGGTAAATAA
- a CDS encoding DNRLRE domain-containing protein, translating into MNRKNALSKKILNVIIIFSLLIPLVPANVYAHGDMSSHSEPVEATENTGEKSKSVKKKAEEHKYTEKVSEIREKRKVDEKTFLNSDLSYSTEVYNGPVHYSDSKKEWKPIENELEINEEADKKDYKYKNGNNKFSAKLSTSTKKKQMVSLKFGKEKLGFGLVGPNLANASRKDGKAIYKDVYQDTDIHYTMLPNGIKEDIILHSKKSATSFKYSVHGTLKARKVDRYIEFLNKDNKVIWEMLPPFMEDAEGEYSENIEYSVINEGDKQFIQMEIDEKFVEDPARVFPIIVDPTVNIGGAASNTKDTYVMKKFPTINYYNSTELRTGYTDSTGTTRSYIDFTNSLPNMGGGLLVSAELKGYKFSQPTTPINTNVYAQRVTSSWSSTGVTWNKQPSIDTTKTYGSTAVNGNNGWYNFNLTDLVDQWYKGKVPNHGVVLKSSSEGTLGTYRKFYSSDYSSKQPYLSVTYSGVPSAPTGSAVGNGVNSGTGYVNVNWTPVPGATGYKVLVFNGKNYEEINVGNVTSWSTKGKKIWPTAAQISAGNYNLRLNGTGTELADDPRPVYKNSKGTYQDKKNYYFRIKAYNKYGDSAQSAQFTPTIADQTAPTKPGKPTISSHLDSNFKFTWSASTDSNSGLKGYQVYVGTAAGKTDVVNGTLVTQNSFTLPKAVARTTYHMYVRAVDNQGNYINSDSSSGIARKQLDASIVSYTIPPQMEASGDYNVAITVKNEGIETWTNSEGFMLGSTATNDPFSNNARLTLTSSESISTSKTKTFNVKLNGGKKTGDYSSQWQMLKLKTGMFGDQISQKVKVVDTTPPAGEIVINHGAKVTNTPNVTLTLASSDNSDSDISQRFRNEQANWTAYEKQAKTKPWTLSGGNGEKTVSVMFKDGSGNESKTYSEKILLDATLPTAKLTFPATLDYLNGITEIHGSATDNDDMDEYVLSYGKGESPQAWTEITKKYDDIKDGVLGKWDVTGLEAGLYTIQLNVRDKASNTSIATKKVWVDPLQSMLGIEDFWAYTSTETGYGESKTNLANGNLHLSYTDSSVKGRGLDATIIRSYNSQDDQQTSLGKGWRLNVHMSLIQEPNGDIRLIDEDGSRHSFKKNVNGTYSSPHGVYRELVKTSGGDYTLTDLVEAEIVQTFNDKGQLLSIGDKNGNKNSISYDGNNIKEIVDSTGRSTTFTYTDALLSAITDSTGATTKYIYENQALTKVEYQDKDKKSVRLLNYEYDGIGQLNKYINPNKNATSYDYNGHRLVSTERQFTSYNAKANKKNDPSTVKEVFVYDLLKRTTRVSTSGKYKITTSEYETNEKGNLLKTIDDPDGLKVTSRNVYDQNKIKDSFDGKGNKTSFTYDERGNILTKTEPTTKDIEGNSTTPVTKYEYKPGTSLLTKEIDALGRVTSHEYDAKGNRLWTVDTEGFKDSFKYDKFGNLTDSSSERGPLYAAVPNFSFETGEGTSISNWKSSGSASYQTTEKRMGTRSVSITGSIESEHLPIKPGKLPVRALAWTKGSGAIVSAQFYDSSKKLISTKSSAASTGAGWNLQHIGAAIPANASFITVKIQAGPSNISVDDVRVEESDFTTRTVYDSSGLHGIESYDPYGKKMTFEYDAAGNKMKETNELGQTARFSYNLDNQITEQIDRLGKITKYQYDGVGNLLKETDALGQAVEYEFDEQNHQIVVRNPKVTKKAYDFQKPLPPNITNRTEIDEYNELGEKIAEKDGNGYVNIFEYDPLGRLSKSIDPLANQLRMTYDANDNKVTEENFAWDTTTSTLYSKGKTYYRYDEQNRLTAYSDPTKDQNTLVEQSKYDAVGNVVKSISGTGDWVSYEYDKNDNAIYSKDSSSPAVETWTLYDGLGNEAIAFDKLGATHYIYEANGQLKDVVDTDGKYTTYTYNAAGDKTKLVDATGAVTEWEYDQEGQLKTEKKAEADPSSGESTTQVSSFEYDSIGQVKKKSLKEINGSKTTVSKEVTYEYDELSRLVKETGRNMEDGKITENRFLHDHNSNVTHTWVYDESNPVPVAVDPDGDGIYNSETVSEYDANNRLISETISHTDTQTTTRYDEKDNKEILSNALGDTVITYDDNDRMTKILTPNFDSYQYEYLVDDSLSKVKAPGVETSISYNGGSKVKSLKAVSQKDQSVLFDLQYQHSDTEQITQISDKGKIKKKYTYTAKGQLETVEADGKKLKYSYDANSNLVKTENVTSGKVAATYTYTTDNRILQKKEYNETSGALLRTTDYVHNPVGMLAKVTIKEGANTTVTDYGYNSDDQLVKVNQTVNGKKQPTIAYEYDTDGNRIAKDVNDGTKNTHYHYHRDTNGELFLESIEGIKREDKNKYHRDADGNLLSFSFNDVVYYYQFNARGDVIALTDKAGNTKATYEYDEWGNVTAITGDKDIANTNIYRYVGKYGVMYDADTNLYLMGWRDYDPSIGRFIVPDEYEGTEEDPTSLNRYLYADADPVNNIDPDGHAPKWLQKGWKSTKKYSKKGYNAYIGNDIKTIKNPKSKWYQKAGATVSVASNFVPGAGQAKWAAKGAISAVKYGKKAKKVKKFNSSSVKKTLKNKTKVKTYKIKGKTATFKRSSVKGTYKQTSKKTFVPEEYWERKAPQNATPGSKVIHYRQYKGKKEKSTVIYDKFGRQKYRVDHANHSMPDKHTVPHLHEYKYGPGYSAKGKEYTYNFWGRKK; encoded by the coding sequence ATGAACAGAAAAAACGCATTATCCAAAAAGATATTGAATGTTATCATTATTTTCAGCTTATTAATTCCATTGGTGCCGGCAAATGTGTATGCACATGGAGATATGTCATCACATTCGGAACCTGTGGAAGCAACAGAAAATACAGGCGAAAAATCTAAATCTGTCAAAAAAAAAGCTGAAGAGCATAAATACACGGAAAAGGTCAGTGAAATTAGAGAAAAAAGAAAAGTGGATGAAAAAACTTTTCTAAATAGTGATTTGAGCTATTCCACAGAGGTATACAACGGGCCAGTCCATTATTCTGATTCAAAAAAAGAGTGGAAGCCGATAGAGAATGAATTAGAAATCAATGAAGAAGCAGACAAAAAGGATTATAAATATAAAAATGGAAACAATAAGTTTTCTGCCAAATTATCCACCTCTACTAAAAAGAAACAAATGGTGTCACTTAAATTCGGAAAAGAAAAACTAGGTTTTGGATTGGTTGGTCCGAATTTGGCAAATGCAAGCAGGAAAGACGGGAAAGCCATCTATAAAGATGTCTATCAGGACACCGATATACATTACACAATGCTGCCAAACGGAATAAAAGAGGACATTATTTTACATAGTAAAAAAAGTGCAACCAGTTTTAAGTATTCAGTTCATGGCACACTTAAAGCAAGAAAGGTAGATAGATATATTGAATTCCTTAACAAGGATAACAAGGTAATATGGGAAATGCTTCCGCCCTTCATGGAAGATGCTGAAGGTGAATACTCCGAAAATATAGAATATTCAGTTATCAATGAAGGTGATAAGCAATTCATTCAAATGGAAATCGATGAGAAATTCGTGGAAGATCCTGCTCGTGTTTTCCCCATCATTGTTGATCCAACCGTAAATATTGGCGGAGCTGCTTCCAATACAAAAGATACGTATGTCATGAAGAAGTTCCCGACAATCAATTATTATAACAGTACCGAATTACGAACTGGATATACCGATTCAACTGGTACGACAAGATCTTATATAGACTTCACCAACTCTTTACCGAACATGGGTGGAGGATTATTGGTAAGCGCCGAATTAAAAGGTTATAAATTCAGTCAACCAACAACTCCGATCAATACAAATGTATACGCGCAACGCGTGACCTCAAGCTGGTCATCCACGGGAGTAACGTGGAATAAACAGCCCTCCATCGATACGACAAAAACATATGGAAGTACCGCAGTCAATGGAAATAATGGCTGGTATAACTTTAACCTTACAGATCTTGTAGATCAGTGGTATAAAGGTAAAGTTCCAAATCATGGGGTCGTGTTAAAATCATCTTCCGAAGGCACTCTTGGAACATATCGAAAGTTTTACTCTTCCGATTATTCCTCCAAACAGCCCTATCTTTCTGTCACCTATTCAGGTGTGCCAAGCGCACCTACAGGATCAGCCGTCGGAAACGGGGTGAATTCAGGTACAGGCTACGTAAACGTAAACTGGACACCTGTCCCAGGAGCTACAGGATATAAAGTCCTCGTTTTTAATGGTAAAAACTACGAAGAAATTAATGTAGGAAATGTGACATCCTGGTCAACAAAAGGGAAGAAAATTTGGCCAACGGCTGCACAAATCTCAGCTGGGAATTACAATTTGCGCTTGAATGGAACGGGAACTGAACTAGCGGATGACCCTAGGCCGGTTTATAAGAATTCGAAAGGAACGTACCAAGATAAAAAAAATTACTATTTCCGAATCAAGGCATACAATAAATATGGGGATAGTGCACAATCCGCACAATTTACCCCAACGATTGCCGATCAAACTGCACCAACCAAACCTGGTAAACCAACAATTTCAAGTCATTTAGATTCAAATTTCAAATTCACCTGGTCGGCCTCGACGGATTCCAATTCCGGCCTGAAGGGATATCAGGTATACGTCGGGACAGCTGCCGGGAAAACCGATGTCGTCAATGGCACATTAGTGACGCAAAACTCTTTCACTTTGCCAAAAGCGGTTGCCCGTACCACATACCATATGTATGTTCGTGCAGTCGATAATCAAGGAAACTATATCAATTCAGATTCATCGTCCGGTATAGCGCGAAAGCAACTGGATGCGTCCATCGTCAGTTACACGATTCCTCCGCAAATGGAAGCCAGCGGTGATTACAATGTAGCGATAACGGTGAAAAATGAAGGAATCGAGACATGGACCAATTCCGAAGGCTTCATGCTCGGATCAACGGCAACGAATGATCCATTTTCCAATAACGCCAGGTTAACGCTGACAAGTTCAGAATCAATCAGCACTTCCAAAACAAAGACATTTAACGTGAAGCTTAACGGCGGTAAAAAAACCGGGGACTATAGCAGTCAATGGCAAATGCTGAAGTTGAAAACGGGAATGTTCGGTGATCAAATATCCCAAAAAGTCAAAGTCGTTGATACCACTCCCCCTGCAGGGGAAATCGTCATTAATCACGGCGCAAAGGTAACGAATACGCCTAACGTGACATTAACTCTAGCATCCTCCGATAATAGCGATAGTGACATATCCCAAAGGTTCCGGAATGAACAAGCAAACTGGACTGCCTATGAAAAACAAGCGAAAACGAAACCTTGGACCTTATCAGGAGGCAATGGAGAAAAAACCGTATCGGTCATGTTCAAGGATGGTTCAGGTAATGAATCAAAAACTTATTCTGAAAAAATCCTGCTAGATGCAACTTTACCAACGGCGAAATTAACCTTTCCCGCTACATTGGATTATCTAAACGGAATCACGGAAATCCATGGTTCGGCTACAGATAATGATGATATGGACGAGTACGTGCTCAGTTACGGAAAAGGAGAGTCTCCTCAAGCATGGACTGAAATCACCAAGAAATATGATGATATAAAAGATGGGGTTTTAGGCAAATGGGATGTAACTGGCTTGGAAGCGGGCCTTTACACAATTCAGTTGAATGTGCGTGACAAAGCGAGCAATACATCGATCGCCACTAAAAAAGTATGGGTCGATCCATTACAATCGATGCTTGGAATAGAAGATTTTTGGGCTTATACGAGCACGGAAACCGGATATGGAGAAAGCAAGACGAATCTTGCCAATGGGAATCTACATTTGTCTTATACAGATAGTTCTGTAAAAGGACGAGGGCTGGATGCAACGATAATCCGTTCATATAATAGTCAAGATGACCAGCAAACATCACTAGGCAAAGGATGGAGACTCAATGTTCATATGTCTCTCATTCAAGAGCCGAATGGGGACATCCGCCTAATTGACGAAGATGGGTCAAGGCACAGCTTTAAAAAGAATGTAAATGGCACGTATAGTTCCCCTCACGGAGTTTATCGGGAATTGGTCAAAACCAGTGGCGGGGATTACACGTTAACCGATTTAGTTGAAGCAGAGATCGTTCAAACCTTTAATGACAAGGGTCAACTTCTATCAATCGGAGATAAAAATGGTAACAAGAATTCCATTTCTTATGATGGGAATAACATTAAAGAAATCGTTGATTCTACAGGGAGAAGTACAACCTTTACTTATACGGATGCACTGTTAAGCGCAATTACGGATAGCACGGGAGCAACCACCAAATACATCTATGAAAATCAAGCACTCACAAAGGTTGAATACCAGGATAAAGACAAAAAATCAGTTCGGTTATTAAATTATGAATATGACGGAATCGGCCAGTTAAATAAATATATCAATCCAAATAAAAACGCCACTTCCTACGATTATAATGGTCATCGGCTCGTTAGTACGGAACGGCAATTCACCTCTTATAACGCCAAGGCAAATAAGAAAAATGATCCGTCCACCGTGAAAGAAGTGTTTGTTTATGATTTACTGAAAAGAACAACAAGAGTTTCGACATCTGGTAAATACAAGATCACCACTTCTGAATATGAAACGAATGAAAAAGGAAATTTGCTTAAAACGATTGATGACCCTGATGGCTTAAAGGTAACGAGCAGGAATGTGTATGATCAAAACAAAATCAAAGATTCCTTTGATGGCAAAGGAAATAAAACGTCCTTTACGTACGATGAACGTGGAAATATTTTAACGAAAACCGAACCCACTACAAAAGACATCGAAGGCAATAGCACGACTCCAGTAACGAAATATGAATATAAACCAGGCACAAGTTTATTGACGAAAGAAATAGATGCCTTGGGCCGGGTCACCAGTCATGAATATGATGCAAAGGGAAACCGGTTATGGACTGTTGATACAGAAGGTTTCAAGGATTCATTTAAATACGATAAATTCGGAAATTTGACGGATAGCTCCTCAGAGAGAGGACCACTATATGCGGCCGTCCCCAACTTTAGCTTTGAAACGGGTGAAGGCACATCCATTTCAAATTGGAAGAGTTCGGGCAGTGCATCCTACCAAACAACCGAAAAAAGAATGGGAACGAGAAGCGTTTCCATAACAGGTTCGATAGAATCGGAGCATCTGCCGATTAAACCAGGAAAACTACCTGTACGGGCATTGGCTTGGACAAAAGGATCAGGGGCGATTGTTTCTGCTCAATTTTATGATTCGTCCAAGAAATTAATTAGTACCAAATCCAGTGCAGCATCAACAGGAGCTGGATGGAATTTACAACATATAGGTGCAGCGATTCCTGCGAATGCTTCCTTCATTACGGTGAAAATACAAGCTGGACCATCTAATATCAGTGTAGATGATGTGAGAGTGGAAGAAAGTGATTTTACTACTCGAACTGTTTACGATTCAAGCGGTCTGCATGGAATAGAATCATATGACCCTTATGGAAAGAAAATGACATTTGAGTACGATGCAGCTGGAAACAAAATGAAAGAAACGAATGAATTGGGACAAACAGCAAGGTTTTCCTATAACCTGGATAACCAAATAACCGAACAAATCGATCGACTTGGAAAAATAACGAAATATCAATATGACGGTGTAGGCAATTTATTGAAGGAAACGGATGCACTTGGTCAGGCGGTGGAGTATGAATTTGATGAACAAAATCATCAAATCGTTGTACGGAACCCGAAAGTCACAAAGAAAGCTTACGATTTCCAAAAACCGCTTCCTCCGAACATAACGAATCGCACTGAAATCGATGAATATAACGAGCTCGGTGAAAAAATAGCTGAAAAAGATGGCAACGGGTACGTTAATATCTTTGAATATGATCCTTTGGGCAGACTTAGTAAAAGTATCGACCCATTAGCCAATCAACTGCGAATGACGTATGATGCAAATGATAATAAGGTAACGGAAGAGAATTTTGCATGGGATACAACAACTTCCACCCTTTATTCAAAAGGAAAAACTTATTATCGGTACGATGAACAAAATCGCCTGACGGCATACTCCGATCCGACCAAAGACCAAAACACCTTGGTTGAACAAAGTAAGTATGATGCTGTCGGTAATGTTGTCAAGTCCATATCCGGGACAGGGGACTGGGTCAGTTATGAATACGATAAGAATGACAATGCCATCTACAGTAAAGATTCTTCCAGTCCAGCAGTGGAAACGTGGACGCTCTACGACGGCCTCGGGAATGAAGCGATTGCCTTTGATAAATTAGGCGCAACACATTATATTTACGAAGCCAATGGACAATTGAAGGATGTAGTCGATACAGACGGAAAATATACGACATACACCTATAATGCTGCAGGAGATAAAACGAAACTTGTAGATGCCACTGGTGCCGTAACGGAGTGGGAATACGATCAAGAGGGTCAACTGAAAACCGAGAAAAAAGCAGAGGCCGATCCAAGTTCCGGTGAATCTACGACACAAGTATCTTCCTTTGAATATGACTCTATCGGTCAAGTGAAAAAGAAAAGCTTGAAAGAAATAAATGGCTCCAAGACAACCGTTTCTAAAGAAGTCACCTATGAATATGATGAGTTAAGCAGGCTTGTAAAAGAAACGGGCCGTAATATGGAAGACGGGAAAATAACGGAAAACCGTTTTCTCCATGATCATAATAGCAATGTGACGCATACATGGGTATATGATGAGAGTAATCCCGTCCCAGTAGCGGTGGATCCAGATGGTGATGGGATTTATAACAGTGAAACCGTATCTGAATATGACGCCAATAACCGCCTGATTTCAGAAACCATTTCCCACACGGATACACAGACGACGACGAGATATGACGAAAAAGACAATAAAGAAATCTTGAGCAACGCCCTTGGTGATACGGTCATTACGTATGATGACAATGACCGGATGACAAAAATCCTGACACCTAATTTTGATTCTTATCAGTATGAATATTTAGTCGATGATTCATTATCCAAAGTAAAAGCGCCTGGAGTAGAAACATCGATCAGCTATAATGGCGGTTCTAAAGTGAAATCCCTGAAAGCTGTAAGTCAAAAGGATCAGAGCGTGCTTTTTGACCTTCAATATCAGCATTCCGATACAGAACAAATCACGCAAATCTCCGATAAAGGAAAGATAAAGAAGAAATACACCTATACAGCAAAAGGGCAGCTTGAAACCGTAGAAGCGGATGGAAAGAAGCTAAAATATAGCTATGATGCCAACTCCAATCTGGTTAAAACGGAAAATGTAACATCGGGCAAGGTCGCTGCGACGTATACGTATACGACCGACAATCGGATACTCCAGAAAAAAGAGTATAACGAAACATCCGGTGCGCTTCTCCGTACGACTGATTATGTCCATAATCCTGTCGGGATGCTGGCGAAAGTTACGATCAAAGAAGGCGCAAACACGACGGTAACCGATTACGGTTACAATAGTGATGATCAACTAGTCAAGGTCAATCAAACCGTGAACGGCAAGAAACAACCTACCATCGCCTATGAATATGATACGGATGGAAACCGCATTGCCAAAGATGTGAACGATGGAACGAAGAACACGCACTATCATTACCATCGGGATACAAATGGTGAGTTATTCCTGGAAAGTATAGAAGGAATCAAAAGGGAAGACAAAAATAAATATCATCGTGATGCAGATGGGAATTTATTAAGCTTCAGCTTTAATGATGTTGTCTATTACTACCAATTCAATGCACGGGGAGACGTCATAGCCCTAACCGACAAAGCCGGCAACACGAAAGCGACCTATGAGTATGATGAATGGGGCAATGTTACAGCCATTACTGGTGACAAGGATATCGCGAATACAAACATTTACCGTTATGTAGGGAAGTATGGCGTCATGTATGATGCCGATACCAACCTGTACTTAATGGGCTGGAGAGATTATGACCCTTCAATCGGGCGCTTTATCGTGCCTGATGAATACGAAGGCACGGAAGAAGATCCCACTTCCCTAAATCGCTACCTATATGCGGATGCCGACCCAGTCAATAACATCGACCCGGATGGCCATGCTCCAAAATGGCTGCAAAAAGGCTGGAAATCAACGAAGAAATACTCGAAAAAAGGGTATAATGCCTATATAGGCAATGATATCAAAACCATCAAAAACCCTAAATCCAAATGGTATCAAAAAGCCGGAGCCACCGTATCGGTCGCAAGCAATTTCGTTCCAGGTGCCGGTCAAGCCAAATGGGCCGCCAAAGGCGCGATCAGTGCAGTCAAGTACGGCAAGAAAGCGAAGAAAGTAAAGAAATTCAATAGTTCCTCTGTAAAGAAGACACTAAAAAACAAAACAAAAGTCAAAACCTATAAAATAAAAGGAAAAACGGCTACATTTAAGCGTAGTTCTGTTAAAGGAACATATAAACAAACTAGTAAAAAAACTTTCGTCCCTGAAGAATATTGGGAAAGGAAAGCCCCTCAAAATGCTACTCCAGGTTCGAAAGTAATTCATTATAGACAGTATAAAGGAAAAAAAGAAAAATCCACAGTAATATATGATAAATTTGGAAGACAAAAATATAGAGTCGATCATGCAAATCACAGCATGCCAGATAAACATACCGTTCCACATTTACATGAATATAAATATGGACCTGGATATTCAGCAAAAGGAAAAGAGTATACATATAACTTTTGGGGGAGAAAAAAATGA
- a CDS encoding NAD(P)/FAD-dependent oxidoreductase translates to MDLKAGKVFWKDTFKARKYPILEEDLTCDVCIVGSGSSGAHCAHFLAETGLNVVLIDKRDISEGSTIANTGLLQYSNDKTLTSFIHSFGEEAGTRHVQLCLDAIRTLEKEVVPTLEENPDFKIRKSLYYASSPDDVSMLKEEYENLKSRNFPVEYYTEKEIKEKFSFSKAAALVTGNDAEINPYKHAHLLIENAFHKGVRVYSNTKINGKVLKEDQTVLFTENGHTIRAQKVIFATGYEAQEEVRDKNAVILSSYAIATNPIADHAKWHEDMMIWETARPYLYARKTADNRIIIGGLDESTGFIEKRNSMLINKRDELLKELVSLFPELQNEITADYAWGAFFGETHDGLPTIGIYPDHPNCYFLLGYGGNGTVYSVILSQIIRDLLTKGVHPDSDLYLKERNIPKRVSH, encoded by the coding sequence ATGGATTTGAAGGCAGGGAAAGTATTTTGGAAGGATACATTTAAAGCTAGGAAATATCCAATCTTAGAGGAAGATCTTACATGTGATGTATGTATCGTTGGGAGCGGCTCATCGGGGGCGCATTGTGCCCATTTTTTAGCGGAGACGGGTCTGAACGTCGTCCTGATCGATAAACGTGACATTAGTGAAGGCAGCACGATTGCGAATACTGGACTTCTTCAGTATTCAAATGATAAAACATTGACTTCGTTCATCCATAGCTTCGGTGAAGAAGCTGGTACGCGTCATGTTCAGCTTTGTTTGGATGCGATCCGAACGCTTGAGAAAGAGGTTGTCCCAACTCTTGAAGAAAATCCGGATTTTAAAATCAGGAAAAGCCTGTATTACGCATCAAGCCCTGACGATGTTTCGATGCTGAAGGAAGAATATGAAAATCTGAAATCCCGTAATTTCCCCGTGGAATATTATACTGAAAAAGAGATTAAGGAAAAATTCTCATTTTCAAAAGCCGCTGCACTCGTTACGGGCAATGATGCGGAAATCAACCCTTATAAACATGCGCATTTATTGATTGAAAATGCTTTTCATAAAGGCGTACGTGTCTATTCCAATACAAAAATAAACGGAAAGGTATTAAAGGAAGATCAAACCGTGTTATTTACTGAAAATGGACATACGATCCGTGCACAAAAGGTCATCTTCGCCACAGGATATGAGGCACAAGAAGAGGTAAGGGATAAAAATGCAGTGATTCTAAGTTCATACGCCATCGCGACCAATCCGATTGCTGATCATGCAAAATGGCATGAGGATATGATGATTTGGGAAACGGCAAGGCCTTATCTATATGCGAGGAAAACGGCTGACAATCGAATCATCATTGGAGGACTGGACGAATCCACTGGTTTTATCGAGAAACGGAATTCCATGCTCATAAACAAACGAGATGAATTATTGAAAGAGCTCGTCTCCTTATTCCCTGAATTACAAAATGAGATTACGGCCGATTATGCTTGGGGTGCTTTTTTTGGCGAGACCCATGATGGCTTGCCGACAATCGGGATATATCCTGACCACCCGAATTGCTATTTCTTATTGGGGTACGGCGGAAACGGGACGGTATACAGTGTCATCCTTTCACAAATCATCAGGGATTTGCTCACGAAAGGTGTGCATCCAGATTCGGATTTATACCTTAAGGAAAGGAATATACCGAAAAGGGTCTCCCATTAA